The Litoribrevibacter albus genome contains the following window.
AAATACGCCCCTTCACCAAGTAAGGAATGACAACCAATACAGTTATTGTCCTCCCAAAGCTTTTTACCGTGTGCAACCTCTTCGGTAAGATTTTCACGGTTATCCCGTTGAGGCAGTTGCCGTACGGTATCCATCGTTAGACCAAGAAATAAGAGGATGAAGAATACACTTCCACCTAAATACATATTCCTGGCCATGCTTTTGGTAAAGCGTTCAGCCATGGTTTTTCTCCTCGACTACGTTATTTGTTGTAGGTTCTAAGATACGCCGTAGGATTTTTCCGTTACTGACTCAGATCAATAAAGTTGAGCGTTTTAGTCGGGTTTTTGAAAATGTATTAAAAGGCTGGTTTTAAAGGAGTTTTTCGGAGGAAGCATGAACAAAAAACGATCAGACAAAGGTCATCTTAATTTGAAAGCTTAGAGCAAGTACTCAAAAAAGAAACAGACTATAGGGTTTGAGTGAGCGGATGTTGAGATGGGTCAAGGTTGGTTGGATATAGCATAAAACGCCCTTTCCCATTTAAGCCCCAAAACCGTTTACATAAGGACATTGCCTCTGATTGTGGTGCTCTCTACAACATCACCTGAACTTGCAGTTCACCAATGATGAAGCCCAAAATCGCACCCGCCAGAATCAACGTTTTTTCATCCGCTTTAAAAGCAGGACGCAGGAGCCCTTCAAATTCTTCAGGCGTCAGCTTGTCCATTCGAGAAATAAGCGTGTTTTTAATATCTAACGCATCCATCGCATAGTCTTCCACGTCTCTGGCGGTTTCAGGAATGACCTCGATACTCTTGTTCACTACAAAGTGTTTAATTTGATCCAGTTTTTCAGAGCCCAGCGCGTACTTAACTAATGCCCCAGCTCGACCAAACTGTTCTTTGGATGCGTCTTCTATGTGTTTTTGAATCAACTCGACCAATCGATCGGCACTCGGGCCTCGCATTACTTCTTCGATCATATTGGCTGGGGTTAACAACTCTTTAGCAATCAAACTGGCGTAATCTTTGGCCACTTCGTCCTGACGAGCAATGAACTTACCTTGGAACGATAAGCCTAAAACACGGATCTTCTGAAGCGGTCTGAACAACAAGGTAAGCGCCACCCAATCACTCACCAATCCAACCAGCCCACCAAACAACGGCATTAACCAGGGTTGGTGCCAAATCAGCCAACACATGAGTTGAATACACCCTAAGACCAAGCCAAACCAGAATCCGGCATTACGAAAGAAAATAAACTCCTTTCCTCCGATTTGCCTGAAAATCCGATTCAATAATGCTTTGTCTTTGGTAAGGTTTGAGACCAGAAGATGCTTGATATCGATGTAATGGTTCGGATCTTTACGAATGTCGATCCAGATGGATTCTGCGATGTCCGGGATTTCTTTTTGAATCCGCTTAATCACTGCGAACTGAACAACGTTCGGTAATCTATGCCAGTACTCAGGTAAGAATTTATCACCGACTTCACGAATCATGTGATCGGTGATTTGCATCAAATGCTGCTCGACCTCACCCACCATACGTTTGAGGTCTAAGCGCTCGATCAACTCTTCCAGAGTTAGCAATCGCCCTAACAAGAGATCGGTAGCAGACTCCGCCATTTTGGGTGCTTTACGAGGAACAACGCCCTGCCAACCTATATAAGGTTTAATGCCCTTAAACTCCAAAGGTAAGAACATCATTTCAAGGGCCATAATTTTTGTAATGTACCCTACAAAACCCGCGATTAGCGGCATTAACAAATAATACGGATGCGCCTGTATATCTAACCAAATTGCTTGAAAATCCATCTTCGACTCAATCTACCTTTTAAACACGAACTAAAACATCAAATCAATTCCACTAAATCGATTCCAACTATACCCAGCATTAAAAAATATATCCTGAATAGAGAGATAGCTAGTCTACTGAATTTTCACCTCATTTTGATAGACAATCTAACAAATAAAATACATGTATCAGTTGAATCACTATCGGCCATCACTCGCGATAACACGCTGAATCATGAATAAATCAAAAGA
Protein-coding sequences here:
- a CDS encoding c-type cytochrome, which encodes MAERFTKSMARNMYLGGSVFFILLFLGLTMDTVRQLPQRDNRENLTEEVAHGKKLWEDNNCIGCHSLLGEGAYFAPELGNVFYRRGGEDSFKIFFKSWMNAQPLGVEGRRAMPQFNLSDEELDALAAFLEYSAKIKTNDWPPNIEG
- a CDS encoding DUF445 domain-containing protein — encoded protein: MDFQAIWLDIQAHPYYLLMPLIAGFVGYITKIMALEMMFLPLEFKGIKPYIGWQGVVPRKAPKMAESATDLLLGRLLTLEELIERLDLKRMVGEVEQHLMQITDHMIREVGDKFLPEYWHRLPNVVQFAVIKRIQKEIPDIAESIWIDIRKDPNHYIDIKHLLVSNLTKDKALLNRIFRQIGGKEFIFFRNAGFWFGLVLGCIQLMCWLIWHQPWLMPLFGGLVGLVSDWVALTLLFRPLQKIRVLGLSFQGKFIARQDEVAKDYASLIAKELLTPANMIEEVMRGPSADRLVELIQKHIEDASKEQFGRAGALVKYALGSEKLDQIKHFVVNKSIEVIPETARDVEDYAMDALDIKNTLISRMDKLTPEEFEGLLRPAFKADEKTLILAGAILGFIIGELQVQVML